One Salvia splendens isolate huo1 chromosome 12, SspV2, whole genome shotgun sequence genomic window carries:
- the LOC121756852 gene encoding uncharacterized protein LOC121756852 — MGYALRVRLASFFTGAAIASAAGLYYLQKDYAIAHHAISQQMDNFYKSLDERVSTLEKLKTGEAPKAVEAADSA, encoded by the exons ATGGGTTATGCGCTGCGGGTTAGATTGGCTTCATTCTTCACCGGCGCGGCGATAGCATCCGCTGCCGGTCTCTATTATCTCCAGAAGGATTACGCAATTGCCCACCACGCCATCTCTCAACAG ATGGATAACTTTTACAAGTCACTGGATGAACGTGTATCGACATTAGAGAAGTTGAAAACAGGCGAAGCACCAAAGGCCGTGGAAGCTGCTGACTCCGCCTGA
- the LOC121757237 gene encoding beta-carotene isomerase D27, chloroplastic-like, producing the protein MVLSLPVTKSLFPSPCWPERRRKFHLRSSTVRCGIAEASGQPAPMGQKTKYKDGLFERVFMSLFSRKMDKFGRGGKAGMEEKGLFDCDYESFVEVSRGVMEGRSRLQQQQVVREVLLSMLPPGAPAQFRKLFPPTKWAAEFNAALTVPFFHWLVGPSEVVEVEVNGVKQKSGVHIKKCRYLENSGCVGMCVNMCKIPTQDFFTNEFGLPLTMNPNFEDMSCEMIYGQVPPPFEDDPVSKQSCLPNFCSIANPNSSLCPKLKA; encoded by the exons ATGGTGTTAAGCTTGCCGGTAACCAAGTCGTTATTCCCGTCGCCATGTTGGCCGGAGAGACGGCGGAAATTCCATTTACGCAGCAGCACAGTGCGGTGCGGAATAGCAGAGGCTTCGGGACAGCCGGCACCGATGGGGCAGAAGACCAAGTACAAGGACGGGCTGTTCGAGAGAGTGTTCATGAGCCTCTTCTCGCGGAAGATGGACAAGTTCGGGCGCGGAGGAAAAGCGGGGATGGAGGAGAAGGGGCTGTTCGACTGTGATTACGAGTCGTTTGTGGAAGTGTCGAGAGGAGTGATGGAGGGAAGGAGTCGTCTGCAGCAGCAGCAAGTTGTTAGAGAGGTGCTCCTCTCCATGCTCCCTCCCGGCGCCCCTGCTCAA TTTAGAAAGTTGTTTCCACCAACAAAATGGGCAGCAGAGTTCAATGCGGCATTAACGGTGCCTTTCTTCCACTGGTTGGTTGGCCCTTCTGAG GTTGTGGAGGTAGAAGTAAACGGAGTGAAGCAAAAGAGCGGAGTCCACATCAAGAAATGCAG GTACTTGGAGAATAGTGGTTGCGTAGGAATGTGCGTTAACATGTGTAAAATACCAACACAAGATTTTTTCACCAACGAGTTTGGCCTTCCATTGACGATGAATCCAA ATTTTGAAGACATGAGTTGTGAGATGATATATGGACAAGTTCCACCCCCCTTTGAGGACGATCCGGTTTCAAAACAATCTTGTCTACCAAATTTTT GCTCCATTGCAAACCCAAATTCAAGTCTCTGTCCCAAACTAAAAGCATGA
- the LOC121757238 gene encoding uncharacterized protein LOC121757238: MGYVLRVRLASFFTGAALASAAGLYYLQKDYAIAHHAISQQIDNTYKSLDERVSALEQLKADDAPKAVEPADSA; encoded by the exons ATGGGTTATGTGCTGCGGGTTAGACTGGCTTCATTCTTCACCGGCGCGGCGCTGGCATCCGCCGCCGGTCTCTATTATCTCCAGAAGGATTATGCAATTGCCCACCACGCCATCTCTCAACAG ATAGATAACACTTACAAGTCACTGGACGAACGTGTGTCGGCATTGGAGCAGTTGAAAGCAGATGATGCACCAAAGGCTGTGGAACCTGCTGACTCTGCCTAA